The genomic segment tttgtggtgaatttgtgtcttcatgtggttgtttagtgtctttgtggtcatttttagtcattttgtgtctctttatgattgttttgtgtcttttcatggacattttgtgtgttttgtgtttgtctttttgtggttattttgtgcctttttatggagattcagtgtctgttttatggtgataaaatgtctcttttgtcttttttacggTAATTAATGACTTTTAtggaaattttgtgtcttttgtagtaagtttgagtctttttgtggtggtttaatGACTTTTTCGAtaaaattttctctttttttgaagttttgtgtctcatttagcgctgacaaagtattaaaaaaagtGGGGGAGAGGCGGTGGttggcacttcttctgcaacttgatggcaacacctttgaccaatcgcattTTTTGCACTtcctacaggtttttccttatgtctgaattcttgcttgtgttgtacgtcgctttggacaaaagcgtctgctaaatgaaattgtagaattgtagaattttttgtgtgtctcttttctgGTAATTtagtgtctatttgtggttatttagtgtctttttatggaaattttgtgcctttttgagTCTTTTGTAGTAACGTTGTATCttttctgtggttattttgtgtctttccaaGGAAATGTTGTCTCTCTTCTggtaactttgtgtctttttgtggttgttcattgtctttttatggtaatttattGCATTCTATGATAAtttagtgtgtctttgtggtaatttagtgtcttttcgtggttgttttgcgtctcttaatggttgtttagtgtctctttgtgttagttCGACGTCTATGAATGATCAGACCTGTAGAGGCACAGGGCTCCGATGCATCTCTTGATGGGCCTGTGGACGGAGTACATCCTGGTGCAGGGATACATCTCCTCCCTGCAGTCTgacaacacagaaaatacagttaGAGCTTCAGGAATCAGGAAGAACATCAGGGAAGGTCTCCTGAGGGAACTCACCGGGCGGCAGGACTCCTCCGGGCTCCTCGGTGGCGTCTAGAAGCAGAACAGAGAGCAGAGTTAGATCAGAAGGCGGCTCTGTGAGTCAGACGGACGTGTCCTGATCCAGAGTCTTACCGGGCTGCTGGGCTCGACCCACGGCTGCCAGCGCTGCggaacacaaaacacatttcctcAGAGAAGCAGCGGCAGCGACTCGAATCGGATCGTGTGTGTGCTCTGTTTGTTACCGTGGAAACAGCAGAGGAGCAGCACCACTGGGAGGCCGCCCATCGGTTCGGTTCTGGTCGGAGGTGAGCTTTACGAGCtgcaggaagaggaagaggacgatgaagagtgtttgtgtttccctGCGGCGCTCCGCTCATGTTTTCCCtcacagc from the Acanthochromis polyacanthus isolate Apoly-LR-REF ecotype Palm Island chromosome 12, KAUST_Apoly_ChrSc, whole genome shotgun sequence genome contains:
- the mfap5 gene encoding microfibril associated protein 5, with translation MGGLPVVLLLCCFHALAAVGRAQQPDATEEPGGVLPPDCREEMYPCTRMYSVHRPIKRCIGALCLYSLPRVYVINNEICVRTVCQQDEYLKAELCRERSGWPRRIERSSNRRRCRSRRSNPKTWASRA